In 'Nostoc azollae' 0708, the following are encoded in one genomic region:
- a CDS encoding long-chain acyl-[acyl-carrier-protein] reductase, whose translation MFGLIGHLTSLEHAQSVAQELGYPEYADQGLDFWCSAPPQIVDHITVTSITGQKIEGRYVESCFLPEMLANRRIKAATRKILNAMAHAQKHGIDITALGGFSSIIFENFNLEQFSQVRNVTLEFERFTTGNTHTAYIICRQVEEASKQLGIELSKATVAVCGATGDIGSAVTRWLDKKTDVQELLLIARNQERLQELQAELGRGKITDLHEALPQSDIVVWVASMPKGVEIDPIVLKQPCLLIDGGYPKNLGTKIQHPGVYVLNGGIVEHSLDIDWKIMKIVSMEVPGRQLFACFAESMLLEFEKLYTNFSWGRNQITVDKMDHIGQVSVKHGFKPLLV comes from the coding sequence ATGTTTGGTCTAATTGGACATCTGACTAGTTTAGAACACGCTCAATCCGTAGCTCAAGAATTGGGATATCCAGAATATGCCGATCAAGGGCTAGATTTTTGGTGTAGCGCCCCTCCGCAGATTGTTGATCACATCACTGTCACCAGCATCACAGGTCAAAAAATAGAAGGTCGGTATGTAGAATCTTGCTTTTTGCCGGAAATGCTGGCCAATCGGCGGATCAAAGCTGCCACCCGTAAAATCCTCAACGCTATGGCTCATGCTCAAAAGCATGGCATTGATATTACAGCTTTAGGTGGGTTTTCCTCAATTATTTTTGAGAACTTTAATTTAGAGCAGTTTAGCCAAGTCCGTAATGTCACATTAGAGTTTGAACGCTTCACTACAGGTAACACTCATACAGCCTATATTATCTGTCGCCAGGTAGAAGAAGCTTCTAAACAACTAGGGATAGAACTGTCAAAAGCAACTGTGGCTGTGTGTGGTGCGACAGGGGATATTGGTAGCGCAGTTACCCGCTGGCTAGATAAAAAAACAGATGTCCAAGAACTACTGCTGATAGCTCGCAACCAAGAACGTCTTCAAGAACTGCAAGCTGAACTGGGACGGGGTAAAATTACGGATCTACACGAGGCACTACCCCAATCAGATATTGTAGTTTGGGTGGCTAGTATGCCCAAAGGTGTAGAAATTGATCCCATAGTGTTAAAACAACCCTGTTTACTGATTGATGGTGGTTATCCTAAAAACTTAGGGACAAAAATTCAGCATCCTGGAGTGTATGTGTTAAATGGTGGAATAGTGGAACATTCCCTGGATATTGACTGGAAAATTATGAAAATTGTCAGTATGGAAGTTCCAGGCCGCCAATTATTTGCTTGTTTCGCGGAATCAATGCTGCTGGAATTTGAGAAGTTATACACAAACTTTTCTTGGGGACGCAATCAGATTACCGTAGACAAAATGGATCATATTGGTCAAGTTTCCGTCAAGCATGGATTTAAACCATTATTAGTTTAG
- a CDS encoding aldehyde oxygenase (deformylating) produces the protein MQQLVEEIEKIDFQSEKYKDAYSRINAIVIEGEQEAHENYITLAKLLPESKEELMRLSKMESRHKKGFEACGRNLQVTPDMQFAKEFFSGLHQNFQTAAAAGNVVTCLLIQSLIIECFAIAAYNIYIPVADDFARKITEGVVKEEYSHLNFGEVWLKEHFAESKAELDDANRQNLPIVWQMLNQVADDARVLAMEKEALVEDFMIQYGEALSNIGFTTRDIIRLSAYGLATV, from the coding sequence GATTTCCAAAGTGAAAAATACAAAGACGCATATAGCCGTATTAATGCAATTGTGATTGAAGGAGAACAAGAAGCCCATGAGAATTACATCACATTGGCTAAACTGCTGCCAGAAAGCAAAGAAGAACTAATGCGGCTGTCAAAAATGGAAAGCCGCCACAAAAAAGGATTTGAGGCTTGTGGACGCAATTTACAAGTCACTCCCGATATGCAATTTGCTAAGGAGTTCTTCTCTGGACTGCACCAAAACTTCCAAACTGCAGCCGCAGCAGGTAACGTTGTTACTTGCTTGCTGATTCAATCTTTAATTATTGAATGTTTTGCGATCGCAGCTTATAACATCTATATTCCCGTTGCTGATGACTTTGCCCGCAAAATTACAGAAGGCGTAGTTAAAGAAGAATACAGTCATCTAAACTTTGGCGAAGTTTGGCTCAAAGAACACTTTGCAGAATCCAAAGCAGAACTTGATGATGCAAACCGCCAAAACCTGCCTATTGTCTGGCAAATGCTGAACCAAGTAGCTGATGATGCTCGCGTCTTGGCAATGGAAAAAGAAGCTTTAGTAGAAGACTTTATGATTCAATACGGTGAAGCATTAAGTAATATCGGCTTTACAACTCGTGATATCATACGTCTTTCAGCATACGGACTGGCAACCGTCTAA